The genomic interval GCAAAGGTTCGGGCCGGCCCGCCCGGCAGTCGCGGCCAACAGCCCCCGACCATCAGCGGTCATGGAAACTGTGTAAACATTCAAGATATACAACTCTCTTACGATAGTAAACATTTTTTCCACAATATGCCAGTGGCGGACAGGGCTTTTCCTCAGCGAAGGCCGTCCCGAAAGGCTTTGCCCGCTGCCGGTCATTTTCTCTTGACAAACTAATCCTGCCGGATTAACTTAACGCTGAAATCGTTTGACATATCGAAAGCGCAACGATCCGAGCGGGAATAGCTCAGTGGTAGAGCGCCACCTTGCCAAGGTGGATGTCGCGGGTTCAAGTCCCGTTTCCCGCTCCATTTTTTTTCCGGTCAACAGGCGGCGTACCCAAGTGGCTAAGGGAGAGGTCTGCAAAACCTTTATTCGGCGGTTCGATTCCGCCCGCCGCCTCCACTGACCCGGCCGGAGGATTTTTTCAGCCGCAGATTCAAAGCCGTTTTCTCTTTTCCATACCGACCTTGCTTTTCAGCCCGCACTCCGCGATAATTAATCTCCAGAGACATTTTTCTCTCAATATACAGCCAGACTCAGTCCGGGTAAAAGCCGTTCGAGGAGAGTGTGCTATGCACCGGCACGCGATCTGCCACATCGAGTTTTCCTCCACCGACCTGGAGCGCACCCGCCGTTTCCTGGCCGGAATGTTCAACTGGAAATTCGATTCCTGGGGCGGCAATTACATGCTGTTCAAGCCTCCGGTCGGGGTGGGTGGCGGTGTGCAGCGGGTGGACGTGGTCAATCCGGGGGCCTCGCCAGTGGTGTTCGTGGAGGTGGAGTCGATCGCCCCGTACCTGAAAAAGGCGGTCGAGCTGGGGGGGGCTGTGGCGCAGGCGGAGGCCGAGGTGCCGCACACCGGCTGGCTGGCCCAGGTGCGTGACCCGGACGGCAACCTGATCGGGCTGTTCCGCCCGCACGCCGAGCCGGCCCATCCGCAGGCGATATGAGCGGGGATGGGGTTACAATCTGTTGCGACTGGTTATAAGTCTTTCGTAGGGGCACGGCACGCCGTGCCCTTTGTTTTTTCCTAAGGGGGACCGAGGGGGTTTTAATCCGCCAGGAGTGCCTCCACCGGGCCGGAGAGTGCGGTTCCCAGGCGTTGGGCGTGCATGCGCAGGGCGGCCCGCGAGGCCCCCAGGTGGATCGTGTCTGCCGCGGTGACAGAGAACGAGGCCACCAGCGCGGCGAAATCGAGGGCGCTGGCAAGCGGGGCCTGGCCCAGGCTGACCCGCTTTCGCGGCGGGCGGAGGATAAAGGGAAGCCCGGAGGCCGCGGCCACTATCACCCCGGCCGTGGTGGCATCCCCGGCCCCGGCCGTGCTGACCACGGTAACTTTCGCCGGCGGGGTGAATTCCCAGGCCCCGTCCTCGAACCCGGCCGAGCCCTCCGCGCCCAGGGTCAGGCAGATACGCATCTGCGGGTTGAGCGGCAGAAGACTATCCTCCAGCGCCCGGCAAATGGCCTCCCGTCCCGCTGAGGCGGCCTCCAGCCCGGTCAGGGCCTGGGCCTCATCCCGGTTGAGCACCAGGATACCGGTCCGGCTCAGAAGCTCCCGGCACTCAGTTCCATGCAACTCGGCTGAGGTGAACGCGGACACGCTGAGGAACCCGTGCGCCGCGGCCAGCTCCAGAAGCGCTTCCCGCGCGGCGAGGGGCGCCTCCGGGGCGGCCAGGGCGATCCCGTGGCCGGCGTATTCGGCGAAAAGGCCCTCCGCCTTGAGGATATCCTCCGGGCGGACCCGCGCGCTGGCGCTGTTGGCGGTGGTGATATTGCCCCCCGCTGAATCCGGATACTGGAAACAGACCGAGAACGTGGTGGCGGCCTGCGGGTCTTTCTCCACCCGGTCGACCTCGATCCCGGTGCGACTCATCAGCTCCAGCACCCCCGCTCCGGTGGAGTCCGCGCCCACGGCGCCCAGGGCCACCGTGCGGAAAGATCGCCCGGCGTTTGGTCCGAGCAGGGCCGCCACATAGTGCTCGATTATGTGCAGCTTGCAGAAATCCCGCGCCTCCAGCAACACCCCCTCGCGGCTCTCATCCCGTCCCAGGGTGTGGTCACCCACCAACTGAAAGAATATCCCGCTGCCGATCCCGCCGGTCCCGATGAGAATTCCGCAGCCGCCGGATGAGAAATTGGTCATGTAATTATCCTCAATGAGATCAAAGCCCTGGACCGTTCAGGCCTCTCTTGAAAAACACGGCCAAGTCGATTAAATTCCGTCCTAACATTTTACCCCGTACGCAACCCTGAATGCGCCGCTCCCTTGACCGCAGGCGGGGGGTTTTATGTTTTCCCGGGCTGTAAAGTAGCCCAATCCGTGGAAAAAACAAGACCGCTCGGGTGGAGGGAACAATGCGGGTGCGCGGTGTGCCGACAGCGGCTCTCTGGCTTCTTTGTGTTTTTCTTGCCGCCGCCGGGCGTCTGGGGGCGCAGGCGGCACGGCCGTCCCTGACCTTGGGGGTGCTGCAGGACGGGCCCTGGGCCGGGAACGACCGCGTGCTCGAACTGTTGCAGAGCGAGGCCCAAAGCCTTCTGGGTCGGGACTGGGAGGTTCGTTTTCCAGCCGACAAAATCATCCAGGCCGACTGGAGCGCCGCCTCGATCCGCAGCGGCCTCGACCGCCTTCTGGCCGACCCGTCCGTGGACATGGTGATCACCGCCGGGTTCCTCTCCTCCTATGCTGCCTGCCACTTGGACAACCAGGGGTTCGCCAAGCCGGTGATCGCTCCGTTCGCGGCGGATGCCGAGGGGCTGGGGTTTCCCCGGAGCGGCCAGGGCAGCGGCGTGCGCAACCTTCACTACCTCACTTTCCGACGGGACCTTCAGCGAGACCTTGAGGTTTTCCACGAGTTGGCCGGGTTCAAGCGGCTGACCGTGGTTATGGGGCAGGAGATCGCCGGCGCGTTCCCGGAGGTCTGCTCGCGCCTGGAGCTCCGTCTGGATTCCCTCGGCTACGCACACCGTTTCGTGCTGGCCGGGGCCATGGCTGGGTCTGTGCTCGATTCCCTGAGCGGGCAGGACGAGGCGGTCTACCTGGGCCCCACGCTGCTGATGGATGACGCCCAGTTCGGCGCCCTGGCCCAGGGCCTGGCCCGTCGCGGCATCCCCAGCTTCTCTATGCTCGGCCGCGGCGATGTGGAGCGTGGCATCCTGGCCTCGCTCGCCCCGGCGTTCGACCTTCAGCGCCTGGCGCGCCGCGTGGCCCTGGACATCCAGAGCATCCGCCTGGGGCAGGCCCCCGAGAGCCTGAGCGTGGATTTCACCAAGGGCGAGGACCTGGCGATCAACATGGCCACGGCGCGGGCCACGGAAGTCAAACCGGACTGGGAGATACGCACCGAGGCCACGCTGATCGACGATGAACCGCTCACCTCACGGGCGATAGACCTGGCCGGCGCGGTCAGGGAGGCGGTGGAGCGCAACCTCGACCTTCAGGCCCGCAGCCGCGAGGTGCTGGCCGGGGCGCAGGAGGTGAACCGCGCCCGCGCCAACCTTCTGCCCGACCTGGAGCTTTCGGGACAGGGGTTGGTGATCGACGCCGACCGGGCGCAGGCCAGTTTCGGGCTGCAGCCCGAGCGCACTGTCACCGGCAGCCTGGAGCTGACCCAGGTGCTGTATTCGGACAAGGCCTGGGGCAACCTGGAGATCCAGAAACGCCTTCAGGAGGCCCGCGAGCTGGACCGCGAGAGCCTCCGCCTGGATATCACCCGCGAGGCCGCCTCCGCCTATCTGAACATCCTGCGCGCCCGCGTTCTGGAGCGTATCCGCCGTAACAACCTCAAAGTCTCGCGCGAGAACCTCGACCTGGCCCGCATGCGCGTACAGATCGGCTATGCCGGTCCGGGCGAGCTGTACCGCTGGCAGGCCCAGATCGCCATGGACAAGCGGGCCGTGATCGAGGCCGAATGGAAAGTCCGCCTGGCCGCCAGTGAACTTAACCGCCTTCTGCAACGCCCGTTGGAGGAGCCACTGGCCCCGCGCGAGGCGCCCTTGGACAGCCCCGACCTTCCCACCGGCGACCCGCGCCTCGCCGCTTACATCGGCAACGCGGAGGACTACGCCCTCCTGCGCGAGTTCATGGTCCGGGAGGCCCTGGCCGTCAGCCCCGAACTGCAGCGCCTGGACAAGGCCATCGCCGCGCAGGAGCGGGCCCGGAAAATGACCTCGCGCTCGTTCTGGTCGCCCAGCGTGGGCTTGCAGGCCGGGTACAGCGAGCGTTTTGCCAAGAGCGGGGCCGGGGCCGAGGGGTTCAAGCTCGACCTGCCCCCGTCCCTGCCGTTCCAGATCGAGCTGCCCACGATGAACGACCATTCCTGGAACGTGGGTCTGGGGTTCAGCCTGCCGCTGTTCAACGGGGGCGGGAACCTGGCCGAGCACAGTCTGGCCGGGCGCAGGCTGGAGGAGCTTCGCCTGACCCGCCAGGCCGCGGCCCAGCGTATCGAGCAGCGCCTGCGGGCCGCGATGTTCCAGGCCGGCGCCTCCTGGCCCGGGATCCGGCTTTCGGCCCAGGCGGCCGAGGCCGCGCACCGGAACCTGGCGCTGGTCACGGATGCCTACGGCCAGGGCCTGCTCTCGATCACCGAGCTGCTGGAGGCGCAGAGCTACGACCTGACCGCCTCGCAGGCCGCCGAGAACGCGGTGTACGATTTCCAGTTCGACCTTCTGGCCCTGGAGCGCGCGGTGGGACGTTTCTGGATGTTCCGTACGGATTCCGAGAAAGAGGACCTGTTCCGCCGCCTGCGCGAGTATGCCGCCCAGGCCGGCAGCGCCGGGCCGGTCAACCCTTAGTCTGACGAGGCTGTGGAGGCAGGATGAATAAAGCTGCGGGAAAGACTGCGCTGTTCCTGATTGCGGCGGCGGCCCTTGGGCTGAGCGGCTGCGGGAAGAAAGCGGAGGATGCCGAGCCGCTGCGCCCGGTGCGTCTCCAGGCGGTGTTCAGCACGGGTGGGCAGCGGGTGCGCGTGTTCCCCGGGGTGGCCAAGGCCAAGCTGGAGTCGAAGCTCAGTTTCCGCGTGCCCGGCACCCTGGAGCACATCCCTGTGGTGGTGGGCGACAACGTGGCCGCGGGACATCTCATTGCCCGCCTGGAGCAGCCCGGATACCGCCTGGAGGTCCAGCGCGCCGAGGCGGGCCTGGATGTGGCCCAGGCGCAGGACCGCGCCGCCGCGGCCGCCTATGAGCGCATCCGCCTTCTTTACGAGAACAACAACGCCGCGCTCAACGACCTGGACCGCGCCCGCAGCACAGCCGAGTCGGCCCACGCCGCGGTGGATGCCGCCGACCGCCTGCTGAAGCTGGCCCGGCTCAAGCTTAGCTACACCGAGCTTGTCAGTCCGGTGGACGGCTCCATCGCCGCGGTGCTGTCCGAGGAGGGCGAGAACGTGGCCGCCGGCCAGCCGGTAGTGCTGCTCACCTCGGGCCGGCGTCCCGAGGTGGACATCGCGGTGCCGGAGGGCCTTATCTCGCAGGTGCAGGTCGGGGACAGCACCCGGGTGGAGTTCGATGCCC from bacterium carries:
- a CDS encoding carbohydrate kinase family protein; protein product: MTNFSSGGCGILIGTGGIGSGIFFQLVGDHTLGRDESREGVLLEARDFCKLHIIEHYVAALLGPNAGRSFRTVALGAVGADSTGAGVLELMSRTGIEVDRVEKDPQAATTFSVCFQYPDSAGGNITTANSASARVRPEDILKAEGLFAEYAGHGIALAAPEAPLAAREALLELAAAHGFLSVSAFTSAELHGTECRELLSRTGILVLNRDEAQALTGLEAASAGREAICRALEDSLLPLNPQMRICLTLGAEGSAGFEDGAWEFTPPAKVTVVSTAGAGDATTAGVIVAAASGLPFILRPPRKRVSLGQAPLASALDFAALVASFSVTAADTIHLGASRAALRMHAQRLGTALSGPVEALLAD
- a CDS encoding efflux RND transporter periplasmic adaptor subunit, with product MNKAAGKTALFLIAAAALGLSGCGKKAEDAEPLRPVRLQAVFSTGGQRVRVFPGVAKAKLESKLSFRVPGTLEHIPVVVGDNVAAGHLIARLEQPGYRLEVQRAEAGLDVAQAQDRAAAAAYERIRLLYENNNAALNDLDRARSTAESAHAAVDAADRLLKLARLKLSYTELVSPVDGSIAAVLSEEGENVAAGQPVVLLTSGRRPEVDIAVPEGLISQVQVGDSTRVEFDALPGRSFTARVTEVGVAALGRMSAFPVSARLEQDEPEVHPGMAAQVTLYFRAGAGRERLIVPLAAVGQDQGGRFVYVAEPLDSQLAVVNRRPVVVGELTDAGLEVLSGLRDGELVVTAGVSRMRDSLRVKLPAATEN
- a CDS encoding TolC family protein; the protein is MRVRGVPTAALWLLCVFLAAAGRLGAQAARPSLTLGVLQDGPWAGNDRVLELLQSEAQSLLGRDWEVRFPADKIIQADWSAASIRSGLDRLLADPSVDMVITAGFLSSYAACHLDNQGFAKPVIAPFAADAEGLGFPRSGQGSGVRNLHYLTFRRDLQRDLEVFHELAGFKRLTVVMGQEIAGAFPEVCSRLELRLDSLGYAHRFVLAGAMAGSVLDSLSGQDEAVYLGPTLLMDDAQFGALAQGLARRGIPSFSMLGRGDVERGILASLAPAFDLQRLARRVALDIQSIRLGQAPESLSVDFTKGEDLAINMATARATEVKPDWEIRTEATLIDDEPLTSRAIDLAGAVREAVERNLDLQARSREVLAGAQEVNRARANLLPDLELSGQGLVIDADRAQASFGLQPERTVTGSLELTQVLYSDKAWGNLEIQKRLQEARELDRESLRLDITREAASAYLNILRARVLERIRRNNLKVSRENLDLARMRVQIGYAGPGELYRWQAQIAMDKRAVIEAEWKVRLAASELNRLLQRPLEEPLAPREAPLDSPDLPTGDPRLAAYIGNAEDYALLREFMVREALAVSPELQRLDKAIAAQERARKMTSRSFWSPSVGLQAGYSERFAKSGAGAEGFKLDLPPSLPFQIELPTMNDHSWNVGLGFSLPLFNGGGNLAEHSLAGRRLEELRLTRQAAAQRIEQRLRAAMFQAGASWPGIRLSAQAAEAAHRNLALVTDAYGQGLLSITELLEAQSYDLTASQAAENAVYDFQFDLLALERAVGRFWMFRTDSEKEDLFRRLREYAAQAGSAGPVNP